From a single Gemmatimonadota bacterium genomic region:
- a CDS encoding diacylglycerol kinase family protein: protein MSQSPLVPRRALVIVNPQAGQDSLERLRRRLGSALTARGVAFDIVETLAQGHATELARAALGEGYGAVCAAGGDGTLAEVATGLVGSDVPLAIIPRGTANQVARNLGVPTDIEGAAEVVATGRSVGVDLGRANGRVFALAVGAGLDAAVMAATSREMKERWGFGAYIYAALREAVRTPPAEFRIVADGEELRIRALSVMVANVGELFAGILPSLSLSPSARGLDTWRDGLLDVLVVAPESVLGLASVIWQSVRGTFRGDKHLYHRQARAVTIEADGDVPVQVDGDAAGVTPVEVRVVPGDLRVLVPA, encoded by the coding sequence TTGAGCCAGTCGCCGCTCGTCCCGCGGCGCGCTCTGGTCATCGTCAATCCGCAGGCGGGCCAGGACTCGCTCGAACGCCTGCGGCGCCGCTTGGGAAGCGCGCTGACGGCGCGGGGCGTCGCGTTCGACATCGTGGAGACGCTCGCCCAGGGACACGCGACGGAGCTCGCGCGGGCGGCGCTCGGCGAAGGGTACGGTGCGGTCTGCGCGGCGGGCGGGGATGGCACCCTCGCCGAGGTCGCGACCGGCCTCGTGGGCTCGGACGTCCCCCTGGCGATCATCCCCCGCGGCACCGCAAACCAGGTCGCGCGTAACCTCGGCGTCCCCACGGACATCGAGGGCGCCGCCGAGGTAGTGGCGACCGGCCGCTCCGTGGGCGTCGATCTGGGTCGGGCCAACGGGCGCGTGTTCGCGCTGGCGGTGGGCGCGGGGTTGGACGCCGCGGTGATGGCCGCGACCTCCCGCGAAATGAAGGAGCGGTGGGGCTTCGGCGCGTACATCTACGCCGCGCTCCGCGAGGCGGTGCGCACGCCCCCGGCGGAGTTCCGGATCGTCGCCGACGGCGAAGAGCTGCGCATCCGCGCGCTCAGCGTGATGGTCGCCAACGTGGGCGAGCTCTTCGCCGGCATCCTGCCGTCGCTGTCGCTGTCTCCCTCGGCGCGCGGGCTCGACACCTGGCGGGACGGACTGCTGGACGTGCTCGTCGTGGCCCCCGAGAGCGTGCTGGGACTTGCGAGCGTGATCTGGCAGTCCGTCCGCGGAACGTTCCGCGGCGACAAGCACCTGTATCACCGTCAGGCGCGGGCCGTGACCATCGAAGCGGATGGCGACGTGCCGGTGCAGGTGGATGGCGACGCCGCCGGGGTTACGCCCGTCGAGGTAAGGGTCGTGCCCGGCGACCTGCGCGTGCTCGTCCCCGCCTGA
- a CDS encoding zinc metalloprotease HtpX, translating into MQTTKVFMMMAALTALLVVVGGAVGGQNGAVVAFAFAGVTNFGMYWWSDKMVLRMYKAKIVGPDEAPGLHQMVDRLRQNAGLPMPTVAIAPSKQPNAFATGRGHGHAVVCVTEGILELIDRDEMEGVIAHELGHIKHRHMLVSTIAATMAGAVGFLATMARWGAIFGGRGGDRNPLALIVAAIIAPITAMIIQFAVSRQNEFQADRTGAEICGRPRHLSDALVKLDAHARRIPMQINPAAAQLAIVNPLAAHSGGRRALFSTHPPTEERVARLHALLEDPTFRPLEA; encoded by the coding sequence ATGCAGACGACCAAAGTATTCATGATGATGGCGGCGCTCACCGCCCTGCTCGTGGTGGTGGGCGGCGCGGTGGGTGGACAGAACGGCGCCGTCGTGGCGTTCGCGTTCGCGGGCGTGACCAACTTCGGCATGTACTGGTGGAGCGACAAGATGGTGCTCCGCATGTACAAGGCGAAGATCGTGGGTCCAGACGAGGCGCCTGGGCTCCACCAGATGGTGGACCGCCTGCGCCAGAACGCGGGGCTGCCCATGCCGACGGTCGCCATCGCTCCGTCCAAGCAGCCGAACGCCTTCGCCACGGGTCGGGGCCACGGACACGCCGTCGTGTGCGTCACCGAGGGCATTCTGGAGCTCATCGACCGCGACGAGATGGAGGGCGTCATCGCCCACGAGTTGGGCCACATCAAGCACCGGCACATGCTCGTCAGCACCATCGCCGCGACCATGGCCGGCGCGGTCGGGTTCCTCGCCACGATGGCCAGGTGGGGTGCGATCTTCGGCGGGCGGGGCGGCGACAGGAATCCGCTGGCGCTCATCGTGGCGGCCATCATCGCGCCGATCACGGCGATGATCATCCAGTTCGCGGTGAGCCGCCAGAACGAGTTTCAGGCGGACCGGACCGGCGCCGAGATCTGCGGGCGCCCGCGGCACCTGTCGGACGCGCTCGTGAAGCTCGATGCTCACGCGCGGCGCATTCCCATGCAGATCAACCCGGCGGCGGCGCAGCTGGCCATCGTCAATCCGTTGGCGGCACACAGCGGCGGTCGGCGCGCGCTATTCAGCACGCACCCGCCCACCGAGGAGCGCGTCGCGCGTCTGCACGCGCTGCTCGAGGACCCGACCTTCCGGCCGCTGGAGGCTTGA
- a CDS encoding metallophosphoesterase, translating into MRAPRGLSILHVSDLHLGPPFMPEVAEALLARAAALEPDVVVASGDFTQRAKPEQFEAARAFLNRLPTADLVTVPGNHDVPLYRVLERLFTPLDLYREHIHPELNWVLEREDAVIVALDSTRPRRHITNGRIDAAQLELCERSFAAAGERARIVVAHHHFAPAPDYERSEVMPRARYALDRFTAMRVDLILGGHLHRGYIGDSLDVYAGADAAHGIIIVQSGTTTSRRGRAREAEKNSFNVIRVGAHDVRVTHYMHFDEQADFEPISEHRFPRPGLGFFREGPAGASP; encoded by the coding sequence GTGAGGGCGCCGCGAGGACTGAGCATCCTGCACGTCAGCGACCTCCATTTGGGGCCGCCGTTCATGCCCGAGGTCGCCGAAGCTCTGCTCGCGCGCGCGGCGGCGCTGGAGCCCGACGTCGTCGTCGCGTCCGGCGACTTCACGCAGCGCGCCAAGCCTGAGCAATTCGAGGCCGCGCGGGCCTTTCTGAATCGCCTCCCCACGGCGGATCTGGTAACCGTTCCGGGCAATCACGACGTGCCTCTCTATCGCGTGCTCGAGCGCCTCTTCACGCCCCTCGATCTGTACCGCGAGCACATCCACCCGGAGTTGAACTGGGTCCTCGAGCGCGAGGACGCGGTCATCGTCGCGCTCGACTCCACCAGGCCGCGCAGGCACATCACCAATGGCCGCATCGACGCCGCGCAGCTCGAGCTCTGCGAACGCTCTTTCGCCGCGGCCGGCGAGCGGGCGCGCATCGTGGTCGCCCACCACCACTTCGCGCCGGCGCCCGACTACGAGCGCTCGGAGGTCATGCCCAGGGCCCGCTACGCGCTGGACCGGTTCACCGCCATGCGCGTCGACCTGATCCTGGGCGGGCACCTGCACCGGGGCTACATCGGCGACTCACTGGACGTCTACGCCGGTGCCGACGCGGCCCACGGCATCATCATCGTCCAGTCGGGGACCACCACGTCGCGTCGAGGGCGCGCGCGCGAGGCCGAGAAAAACTCGTTCAACGTGATCCGGGTGGGGGCCCACGACGTGCGCGTGACTCACTACATGCACTTCGACGAGCAGGCCGACTTCGAGCCGATCAGCGAGCACAGGTTTCCGCGCCCCGGGCTCGGCTTTTTCCGAGAGGGGCCGGCGGGGGCGAGTCCGTGA
- the tsaD gene encoding tRNA (adenosine(37)-N6)-threonylcarbamoyltransferase complex transferase subunit TsaD, with protein sequence MAGDHAPADPPLVLGVETSCDETSAAVLGPGDDILGHVILTQDEHRVFGGVVPELASRAHLRVLGGVVSSALAETGASLGDIGLFGVTAGPGLIGALLVGVEWTKAAAWALGRPAVAVHHMEGHLFAATLSDPPAEPPFVALLVSGGHTQLLWVPNWGSYRLLGQTRDDAVGEAFDKVARLLGLPFPGGAHVERLAADGSAEAFDFPRPMSGARGDGRFDFSFSGLKTAVAVAVRDLEAKGGLGPARADLAASFQAAAVDVLARKTRAAVAETGAERVVVGGGVAASRALAEALRAALGEDVAVYHPPPRLATDNAAMIARAARFRYAAGGASPLSFTASAGLPMPGLDAAA encoded by the coding sequence GTGGCTGGAGACCACGCACCCGCTGACCCGCCGCTCGTGCTGGGCGTAGAAACATCCTGCGACGAAACCTCCGCGGCCGTTCTCGGACCCGGCGACGACATCCTGGGACACGTGATCCTGACGCAGGACGAGCACCGCGTGTTCGGTGGAGTGGTGCCCGAGTTGGCCTCCCGGGCCCACCTGAGGGTGCTCGGCGGCGTGGTCTCCTCGGCGCTCGCCGAAACCGGCGCGTCTCTCGGCGACATCGGCCTTTTCGGGGTGACCGCCGGGCCGGGCCTGATCGGCGCGCTGCTGGTCGGCGTGGAATGGACCAAGGCGGCCGCGTGGGCTCTCGGGCGTCCCGCCGTGGCGGTCCACCACATGGAAGGTCACCTGTTCGCCGCGACGCTGTCCGACCCTCCCGCCGAACCGCCCTTCGTGGCGCTGCTCGTTTCGGGCGGGCACACGCAGCTCCTCTGGGTCCCGAATTGGGGCAGCTATCGGCTGCTGGGCCAGACGCGGGACGACGCGGTGGGCGAGGCATTCGACAAGGTGGCGCGTTTGCTCGGACTGCCGTTTCCGGGCGGCGCGCACGTCGAGCGGCTGGCGGCCGATGGCAGCGCCGAGGCGTTCGATTTTCCGCGCCCGATGAGCGGAGCGCGCGGCGACGGCCGCTTCGATTTTTCCTTCAGCGGGCTCAAGACCGCCGTCGCCGTCGCGGTCCGCGACCTGGAGGCGAAGGGTGGACTGGGCCCGGCCCGCGCGGACCTGGCGGCGTCGTTTCAGGCCGCGGCGGTGGACGTACTGGCCCGGAAGACCCGAGCGGCCGTCGCGGAGACGGGAGCCGAGCGGGTCGTGGTCGGCGGAGGCGTGGCGGCGAGTCGCGCGCTCGCGGAGGCGCTCCGGGCCGCGCTCGGGGAGGACGTAGCGGTGTACCATCCGCCGCCCAGGCTGGCCACGGACAACGCCGCCATGATCGCGCGAGCGGCGCGCTTCCGCTACGCGGCCGGGGGCGCGTCTCCGCTGAGCTTCACCGCGAGCGCCGGCCTCCCCATGCCCGGCCTGGACGCGGCGGCCTGA
- a CDS encoding YbbR-like domain-containing protein, whose translation MPGWREAIVRNWALKLTALALSVALWFAVRAETTVRAPIENIAVEVDLGVEGWVLDGPPSPDSVTVEFEGPVRELISLRIDPPRFVVPVESVEDTTFVRALDFRLLEYARGARPDLTQPVDVRPGTITLFLDRIVTRLIPVAVPLAGALPDGLRLLREPTVDPAVVQVSGPARVVNAMVSVSTLPIDLGELSEDAVVEAALDDAVPESVAVAPGVVRVQLAIGADRATDELERASRP comes from the coding sequence GTGCCGGGCTGGCGCGAGGCGATCGTCCGCAATTGGGCACTCAAGCTGACCGCGCTCGCGCTCTCCGTGGCGCTGTGGTTCGCGGTGCGCGCCGAGACGACCGTACGCGCGCCGATCGAGAACATCGCCGTGGAAGTCGACCTCGGGGTCGAAGGGTGGGTGCTGGACGGCCCACCATCGCCCGATTCGGTCACGGTCGAGTTCGAGGGCCCCGTGCGCGAGCTCATCTCGCTGCGCATCGACCCGCCGCGTTTCGTCGTCCCGGTCGAGAGCGTCGAAGACACCACCTTCGTTCGCGCGCTGGACTTCCGGCTCCTGGAGTACGCCCGCGGGGCGCGGCCGGACCTGACTCAGCCGGTCGACGTCCGACCCGGCACGATCACGCTCTTCCTGGACCGCATCGTCACCCGGCTGATCCCCGTGGCGGTGCCGCTCGCGGGCGCCCTGCCGGACGGCCTGCGCCTGCTCCGGGAGCCGACCGTGGATCCGGCCGTGGTGCAGGTGAGCGGCCCGGCGCGCGTCGTGAACGCGATGGTCTCCGTCTCCACCCTCCCGATCGATCTGGGCGAGTTGTCGGAGGACGCCGTCGTGGAGGCGGCGCTCGATGACGCCGTCCCGGAGTCGGTGGCGGTGGCGCCGGGCGTCGTCCGGGTGCAGCTCGCAATCGGCGCGGATCGAGCCACCGACGAGCTCGAGCGGGCGTCGCGTCCGTGA
- a CDS encoding TlpA disulfide reductase family protein: MRRLATLAFLAGAAALLAAVLWRSDEPEAHALHGHAAFAASYAAPDLAGDTVALADLRGEVVVVNLWATWCRPCVREMPSLQRLQDDLGDRGLRVLAVSVDRLPKARAAEEVGRFMEEIGVELEVLLDPEGRAERVFGSLGLPTTIVLDRDGALVYRRLGEGRWDVPPLRDRIVAALES; the protein is encoded by the coding sequence GTGAGGCGCCTGGCGACGTTGGCATTCCTGGCCGGCGCGGCGGCGCTCCTGGCGGCCGTGCTATGGCGCTCGGACGAGCCCGAGGCACACGCGCTGCACGGCCACGCGGCGTTCGCGGCGTCGTACGCGGCGCCCGACCTGGCCGGCGACACGGTCGCGCTGGCCGACCTGCGCGGCGAGGTGGTGGTCGTCAACCTGTGGGCCACGTGGTGTCGCCCCTGCGTGCGGGAGATGCCGTCGCTTCAGCGCCTCCAGGACGATCTGGGCGACCGTGGGCTGCGCGTCCTCGCCGTGAGCGTGGATCGCCTTCCCAAGGCGCGCGCCGCCGAGGAGGTGGGTCGCTTCATGGAAGAAATCGGCGTCGAGCTCGAGGTGTTGCTGGATCCCGAGGGGCGCGCCGAGCGCGTGTTCGGATCGCTGGGACTGCCGACCACCATCGTCCTGGATCGAGACGGAGCCCTCGTGTACCGGCGCCTGGGCGAAGGCCGCTGGGATGTGCCCCCGCTGCGCGACCGCATCGTGGCCGCTCTGGAGTCCTAG
- a CDS encoding PASTA domain-containing protein — protein sequence MRLAGIVGGAAIVAFAAAYLFASFVLYPPAEAFGLSVEVPDLYDATAAEARELVRGAGLTVGETVEVADPAAKEGRVVAQSPLPGQALRPGGEVRLAISAGPARVRIPNLLGFEEGAAVAVLERAGFHVERSHEIDDEPAGRIARMQPAPGTERELPATVVLVVSSGPPGAVPEDTAAGDAGAAAGEEPR from the coding sequence GTGCGCCTGGCGGGCATCGTGGGCGGGGCGGCGATCGTCGCGTTCGCGGCCGCCTATTTGTTCGCCAGTTTCGTCCTCTACCCGCCCGCCGAAGCGTTCGGCCTGAGCGTCGAGGTGCCCGATCTGTATGACGCCACAGCGGCCGAAGCGAGGGAGCTGGTACGCGGCGCGGGTCTCACCGTTGGCGAGACGGTCGAGGTAGCCGATCCCGCCGCCAAGGAGGGCCGCGTCGTGGCGCAGAGTCCGCTCCCCGGGCAGGCGCTCCGGCCCGGCGGGGAGGTGCGGCTGGCGATCAGCGCGGGGCCGGCGCGCGTACGCATCCCCAACCTCCTCGGCTTCGAGGAGGGGGCCGCGGTGGCGGTCCTCGAGCGCGCCGGCTTCCACGTGGAGCGCTCCCACGAGATCGACGACGAGCCCGCGGGACGGATCGCTCGCATGCAGCCGGCGCCCGGCACGGAGCGGGAACTCCCCGCGACGGTCGTGCTCGTGGTCAGCAGCGGACCGCCCGGCGCCGTACCCGAGGATACCGCGGCCGGCGACGCGGGCGCGGCGGCGGGAGAGGAGCCCCGGTGA